One window of Nymphaea colorata isolate Beijing-Zhang1983 chromosome 1, ASM883128v2, whole genome shotgun sequence genomic DNA carries:
- the LOC116256300 gene encoding uncharacterized protein LOC116256300: MTADFREMDAGKVEFEGKRESTEGHKSAGGGDRIVVGEEEELMDDSYVYVDKELQEQSEIVASGEKVDSDRISECPVEPIKNAELEGVVGDGEDLNSDVAGDAVSEVADATHVDRVSALNAGGGDSNSDGQVHEVTVIESSLTVEHGLETDAVDGSLNSNDRVFERKDHESPASAHICLDSKNEGVEEKFEVRASETKCNELPGLVDHIPHPRDGGMSLDDTKESESPVLLDHGLNAESDGEIIGYSSEERKDLGSSVSTDDNTVVNSESGGKNSGDGMDEVKDVKSSLVNQESNCEVGVPCFVGKESELVEIESVEHAAEVQEIHADPEILDADVPPDATNATEFIETFESRSETRDLDLDDCTISKEIVSLDLVDGVLKSDVLTEDKVSGADDGKSVPADDVSASMLEPHLAEPEQVEENNQIEQGGDTHVHGVLGPGLNVEKPISEQIEEPLYENMEDVTIFKVPHHASEKRDCSLEIKLEKESQEKSFTVELEKEAEENSFIVEGSEHVERAQLVHNSKALPSSGSTIAVESASTSGPPSNVVVNSLDDHDKEPVDVDAEGDRRMERERKQDLNVTEESACKGTMLPCSASVSSSELHEGKPTSPVGNCNCPSDISVATNVNDGSTFNPEEAESLVSSSQVGKNIDKNTARISMPHDSVSAVSSNKSGEEVQVNGVLPYIPECSVIFGSFSHLGGAVTINGISPQPERSSTSSLSGQSDEGAHSSGTASNVDADVCNCSPSSSHLVDETTTTSTASDGQKLDSQPGRKPVYAIIRIPRPVDNKLKEQIRQAQLQVDDLTQKRDAINALVHSKQGARHEIWEKLRAARSELRAARDSQQAKRKEMESIQSVMSRMKTATSVEEYDERIFSMQHRLEHETVPLKEEKQLIREIKQLKLARDKLSIDMGGQSELDEAFDRKDEIEGNLKLLEQEFDTIRKELARTDAQTKAIEKELHSLDEEVNQLRAQVASANDVRQEAYLSLRNLKKQEYEKNTLFYQNRTDIQIAHQHANMKDREAVASHCLDQVERMMDLWNNNDDFRREYIKNNEFSTLRRLGTPDGRALGPDEESLLLKRRTENESSVNQLTLAEKVAVFPSTAAETLVGGDRHATDMNTGAEVREEKVNQKNSSSKTRKSSKSARPESIPTLLVDELEEQPEREEKKLSEEELQRLRQEEEQRKEEAAARLKEQRRLEEIAKAKEAETRKRRNAEKAKARAEARAQKESDRREKEREKRARKKATAAAATAHGGANGECAESLDKHVAEGSSALEFDTKERQESSAVAANKPPRSYTMSKSNRPKTLVPPPLRKNRRKMQPWMYALLLGGLVTFLFAFMVQRLYF; this comes from the exons ATGACGGCCGATTTTCGCGAGATGGATGCGGGTAAAGTTGAATTTGAGGGCAAACGGGAGTCTACCGAGGGCCATAAATCTGCCGGTGGTGGTGACCGTATTGTTGTGGGTGAGGAGGAGGAGCTGATGGACGATTCATACGTTTATGTTGACAAAGAGCTGCAAGAGCAGTCGGAAATTGTGGCTTCCGGCGAAAAGGTGGACAGTGATCGAATCTCCGAGTGCCCGGTGGAGCCGATCAAGAATGCGGAGCTTGAGGGCGTGGTAGGAGATGGTGAAGATCTGAATTCAGATGTTGCGGGCGACGCAGTGAGTGAGGTTGCGGACGCGACGCATGTAGATCGTGTTTCAGCCTTGAATGCAGGAGGAGGGGATTCGAATTCTGATGGTCAGGTTCATGAAGTGACGGTGATTGAATCTTCATTGACAGTGGAACATGGGTTGGAAACCGATGCCGTTGATGGCAGTTTGAATTCCAACGATCGAGTATTTGAGAGGAAGGACCATGAGTCTCCTGCATCAGCTCACATTTGTTTGGATTCAAAAAATGAGGGGGTAGAAGAGAAGTTTGAGGTTCGGGCGAGCGAGACGAAGTGTAATGAACTTCCTGGGCTTGTGGATCATATTCCGCATCCTAGAGACGGGGGAATGAGTTTGGATGATACGAAAGAGAGTGAATCTCCTGTCCTTCTAGATCATGGTCTGAATGCGGAATCGGATGGTGAGATCATTGGTTATAGTTCAGAGGAGAGAAAGGATCTCGGATCTTCAGTATCCACAGACGACAATACGGTAGTAAATTCCGAGAGTGGAGGGAAGAATTCTGGCGATGGGATGGACGAGGTGAAGGACGTTAAATCCTCGCTGGTGAACCAAGAATCAAACTGTGAGGTCGGGGTTCCCTGTTTCGTTGGAAAAGAGAGTGAACTGGTGGAGATTGAATCTGTGGAACATGCGGCCGAAGTTCAGGAAATTCATGCTGACCCTGAGATTCTGGATGCAGACGTTCCACCAGATGCCACGAACGCTACTGAGTTCATTGAAACTTTTGAGTCCCGTTCTGAAACCAGAGATTTGGATCTCGATGATTGCACCATTAGTAAAGAGATTGTGTCTCTTGATCTCGTGGACGGAGTTTTAAAATCAGATGTACTCACGGAAGATAAAGTTAGTGGGGCTGACGATGGTAAATCAGTTCCAGCAGACGACGTTTCCGCATCCATGCTTGAGCCTCATTTAGCGGAGCCAGAACAGGTTGAGGAGAACAATCAAATTGAGCAGGGTGGTGATACACATGTGCACGGCGTGCTTGGCCCAGGATTGAATGTTGAGAAACCAATTAGCGAGCAGATTGAAGAGCCTCTTTACGAGAATATGGAAGATGTGACAATTTTTAAGGTTCCTCATCATGCCTCTGAGAAACGGGATTGCTCTCTGGAAATTAAGTTGGAAAAAGAATCGCAAGAAAAGTCTTTCACCGTCGAGTTGGAAAAAGAAGCGGAAGAAAATTCTTTCATCGTCGAAGGATCTGAACATGTTGAACGTGCTCAGTTGGTCCATAACTCAAAAGCTCTCCCGAGTAGCGGTAGCACAATTGCGGTGGAATCAGCATCTACATCTGGTCCACCCAGCAATGTAGTGGTTAATTCTCTTGACGACCATGATAAAGAACCAGTAGATGTTGATGCAGAAGGGGATCGGCgtatggaaagagagagaaaacaagatttGAATGTCACTGAGGAATCGGCATGCAAAGGGACCATGCTACCCTGTTCTGCTTCTGTTTCTTCGTCTGAACTACATGAAGGGAAGCCCACATCACCTGTTGGTAACTGCAACTGTCCGTCTGACATATCTGTTGCTACTAACGTCAATGATGGTTCAACTTTCAATCCCGAGGAAGCTGAAAGTTTGGTTTCATCATCCCAAGTTGGTAAAAACATAGACAAAAATACTGCAAGAATATCCATGCCACATGATTCTGTTTCTGCTGTTTCCTCAAACAAGTCAGGTGAAGAGGTTCAAGTAAATGGTGTCTTGCCATATATTCCTGAATGCTCTGTTATTTTTGGTTCCTTCTCTCATTTAGGTGGAGCAGTTACTATTAATGGTATATCACCTCAGCCTGAAAGGTCCAGCACTTCCAGCTTGTCCGGACAGTCAGATGAAGGGGCTCATTCTAGTGGAACTGCTTCCAATGTTGATGCTGATGTTTGTAATTGCTCCCCATCTTCATCTCATTTGGTTGACGAAACTACTACTACTAGCACTGCGTCAGATGGACAGAAACTTGATTCTCAGCCAGGAAGGAAGCCAGTGTATGCAATTATTAGAATTCCAAGACCTGTTGATAACAAGCTCAAGGAACAAATAAGACAAGCACAATTGCAGGTCGATGACCTAACTCAAAAGAGAGATGCTATAAATGCATTGGTGCATTCAAAACAG gGAGCGCGTCATGAAATCTGGGAAAAATTACGGGCAGCAAGATCTGAACTTAGAGCTGCAAGGGATTCACAACAAGCCAAACGTAAGGAAATGGAATCTATTCAATCAGTAATGAGCAGAATGAAGACCGCAACTTCAGTTGAAGAGTATGATGAGAGG ATATTCTCTATGCAACACAGGTTGGAACATGAAACTGTGcctttgaaagaggaaaaacaacTAATACGTGAGATCAAGCAGTTGAAGCTCGCCCGCGATAAACTTAGCATAGATATGGGAGGGCAGTCTGAACTTGATGAGGCATTTGATCGCAAAGATGAGATTGAAGGAAATCTTAAG CTCCTGGAACAGGAATTTGACACTATCAGAAAGGAGCTAGCACGAACTGATGCACAGACCAAAGCCATTGAGAAAGAATTGCATAGTTTGGATGAAGAAGTTAATCAATTGCGGGCTCAAGTTGCTTCTGCAAATGATGTCCGGCAAGAGGCATATCTTAGCCTGAGGAATCTCAAGAAGCAAGAGTATGAAAAA AATACTCTGTTTTATCAGAACAGAACAGATATCCAGATTGCTCACCAACATGCCAATATGAAGGACCGGGAAGCAGTTGCATCACATTGTCTTGATCAG GTGGAACGAATGATGGACCTGTGGAATAACAATGATGATTTCCGAAGAGAGTACATAAAAAACAATGAGTTCAGCACTTTGAGAAGGCTCGGGACTCCTGATGGGAGAGCACTGGGTCCTGACGAGGAGTCACTCTTACTGAAAAGGCGTACAGAAAATGAGAGCAGTGTCAACCAACTGACTCTTGCTGAGAAAGTTGCTGTTTTTCCTAGTACTGCAGCAGAAACATTGGTTGGAGGTGACAGGCATGCCACAGATATGAATACCGGTGCAGAAGTCCGTGAGGAGAAAGTAAATCAGAAGAATTCTTCGTCCAAAACCAGAAAGTCTAGCAAGTCAGCTCGTCCAGAAAGCATACCAACATTGTTGGTTGATGAACTGGAAGAGCAGccagagagagaagagaaaaaactgTCGGAGGAAGAATTGCAGCGGTTGAGACAAGAAGAAGAGCAGCGAAAGGAAGAGGCTGCTGCCAGATTGAAAGAACAACGTCGGCTGGAGGAGATTGCCAAAGCCAAGGAGGCAGAGACACGGAAACGTCGGAATGCCGAGAAGGCTAAGGCCAGGGCTGAAGCGAGAGCCCAAAAGGAGTCTGACCGCAGAGAAAAG GAGCGTGAGAAGAGAGCAAGGAAAAAGGCAACAGCTGCAGCAGCAACGGCCCATGGTGGTGCCAATGGTGAATGTGCAGAGTCCTTAGA